The following proteins come from a genomic window of Corallococcus sp. NCRR:
- a CDS encoding MotA/TolQ/ExbB proton channel family protein: MIPHLPLAFGAMNYVEIIRDASFIELAVLLLLMAVSVASWALIAMKATQLSRARAQSLTFLDTFWKASRLEAIYQSAQKLEGSPLSKVFCAGYEELSKLAQTGTQDGGAEAAMSAKLGGIENVERALNRAATAQITELENRVSFLGTVGAASPFVGLFGTVIGILGAFNNIAEQGNATLATVAAPVGNALFATAAGLFAAIPAVVAYNSFVSRIKVFDTEMSNFSADFLNIIKRHFFR; the protein is encoded by the coding sequence ATGATACCCCACCTGCCCCTGGCCTTTGGCGCCATGAACTACGTGGAGATCATCCGCGACGCGTCGTTCATCGAGCTCGCGGTGCTCCTGCTCCTCATGGCCGTCTCGGTCGCCTCCTGGGCCCTCATCGCCATGAAGGCCACCCAGCTGTCGCGTGCGCGCGCCCAGTCACTTACCTTTCTAGACACGTTCTGGAAGGCGTCCCGGTTGGAGGCCATCTACCAGTCCGCCCAGAAGCTGGAGGGCTCGCCGCTGTCGAAGGTGTTCTGCGCGGGCTACGAGGAGCTGAGCAAGCTGGCGCAGACGGGCACCCAGGACGGCGGCGCCGAGGCCGCGATGAGCGCCAAGCTGGGCGGCATCGAGAACGTGGAGCGCGCGCTCAACCGCGCGGCCACGGCGCAGATCACGGAGCTGGAGAACCGCGTGTCCTTCCTGGGCACGGTGGGCGCCGCGTCGCCGTTCGTGGGGCTGTTCGGCACGGTGATTGGCATCCTGGGCGCGTTCAACAACATCGCGGAGCAGGGCAACGCCACGCTGGCCACGGTGGCCGCGCCGGTGGGCAACGCGCTCTTCGCCACGGCGGCGGGGCTGTTCGCGGCCATCCCGGCGGTGGTCGCGTACAACTCGTTCGTCAGCCGCATCAAGGTGTTCGACACGGAGATGTCCAACTTCTCCGCGGACTTCCTCAACATCATCAAGCGGCACTTCTTCCGCTAG
- the tolR gene encoding protein TolR: MGMGGGKGGGGRTTMSEINVTPMVDVMLVLLIIFMVTAPLIQQGVKVNLPETKAAPVEATEKKVVLSIDVGRKVYIGDAEVALEELETKLAANAKAQADKEVYLHADRDVPYGVVVEVMAAAQRAGIANVGMITEPATGSKASNSGKGAPAAKGKPKEAKR, translated from the coding sequence ATGGGCATGGGCGGAGGCAAGGGCGGCGGTGGCCGCACCACCATGAGCGAGATCAACGTCACGCCCATGGTGGACGTGATGCTGGTGCTGCTCATCATCTTCATGGTGACGGCGCCCCTCATCCAGCAGGGCGTGAAGGTGAACCTCCCGGAGACCAAGGCGGCCCCGGTGGAGGCGACGGAGAAGAAGGTCGTCCTCTCCATCGACGTGGGGCGCAAGGTCTACATCGGGGACGCGGAGGTCGCGCTGGAGGAGCTGGAGACGAAGCTCGCCGCCAACGCCAAGGCGCAGGCGGATAAAGAAGTGTACCTCCACGCGGACCGGGACGTGCCGTACGGCGTGGTGGTGGAGGTGATGGCCGCGGCCCAGCGCGCGGGCATCGCCAACGTGGGGATGATCACGGAACCCGCCACGGGCTCCAAGGCGTCCAACTCCGGCAAGGGCGCCCCCGCGGCCAAGGGCAAGCCCAAGGAGGCGAAGCGCTAG
- a CDS encoding cell envelope integrity protein TolA, giving the protein MSSAVSHSLLVSRPTRLSRFLVVSVVGHVAVVAAALLYANFTSAPKLNLDQKPINASLVRLGKPRDPKLLPRKEVAQPPPKEVVAKPTPTPPAETPAPSPAAVAVPGVKPAPAPAPQKGEASAEDRRKKLFGAFDKSAKPTEPEELEGAEDGDPDGDSAVAEGERYYGLLKSQVRRHYNVADTIPDAERLYLKAQVAMKLGRAGEVLDVSLAKASGNELFDAAVVAAVRKASPFSPPPDALRDALQKNGVVLVFSP; this is encoded by the coding sequence ATGAGCTCCGCGGTTTCCCACAGCCTGCTGGTGTCACGGCCCACGCGGCTGTCGCGCTTCCTCGTCGTCTCCGTCGTGGGACACGTGGCGGTGGTCGCGGCGGCGCTGCTCTACGCGAACTTCACGTCCGCGCCGAAGCTGAACCTGGACCAGAAGCCCATCAACGCGTCGCTGGTGCGGCTGGGCAAGCCGCGCGACCCCAAGCTGCTGCCGCGCAAGGAAGTGGCGCAGCCGCCGCCCAAGGAGGTCGTGGCGAAGCCCACGCCCACGCCTCCCGCGGAAACGCCCGCGCCCTCCCCGGCCGCCGTGGCGGTGCCCGGCGTGAAGCCCGCCCCGGCCCCCGCGCCCCAGAAGGGAGAGGCGTCCGCGGAGGACCGGCGCAAGAAGCTCTTCGGCGCGTTCGACAAGTCCGCGAAGCCCACGGAGCCGGAGGAGCTGGAGGGCGCCGAGGACGGCGACCCGGACGGTGACTCCGCGGTGGCGGAGGGCGAGCGGTACTACGGCCTTTTGAAGTCCCAGGTGCGCCGTCACTACAACGTGGCGGACACCATCCCCGACGCGGAGCGCCTGTACCTCAAGGCGCAGGTGGCCATGAAGCTGGGCCGCGCGGGTGAAGTGCTGGACGTGAGCCTGGCCAAGGCCAGCGGCAACGAGCTGTTCGACGCGGCGGTGGTGGCCGCCGTGCGCAAGGCCTCCCCCTTCTCTCCTCCCCCCGATGCGCTTCGCGACGCGCTCCAGAAGAACGGCGTCGTCCTGGTGTTCAGCCCATGA
- a CDS encoding LpqB family beta-propeller domain-containing protein: MKALLLSLLLVPALALAQAPVIEISGANFRPLPLAAPAPVVQEGADKKSAQSFDTAFTYDLTASGIFQVLDRNSFTADAKEGMTAGSINFSRWADVGAESLVKVSLAQDGGALRGELRLFSVATGKEELKVAKDAPAGEPRQLAHTLADALYRHFTREPSPFLSRITYVRKAGANRDVFVADWDGMSAQALTKGGTHILPTLSPSGQVAYTSYRKNRPDIYVQSPGGEAKPLVTEGQMATGIAYSPDGKRIAYALAEGESAQIYVASADGSGAKAITDTPYGLNTSPTWSPDGKRIAFVSNRGGSPQVYVMNADGSGVKRLTFQGNYNQTPDWSPRGDLIAFTARDERNAFDLFTVNVDTGKVTRLTQDQGNNEEPTFSPNGRLIMFSTNRNGAAHLWVMTADGNNQVPLPMEKGSWLTPDWGNAPAAK; the protein is encoded by the coding sequence ATGAAAGCCCTCCTGCTGTCGCTCCTCCTCGTCCCCGCGCTGGCGCTGGCGCAGGCGCCCGTCATCGAAATCTCCGGCGCGAACTTCCGTCCGCTGCCGCTCGCGGCCCCCGCGCCCGTGGTGCAGGAGGGCGCGGACAAGAAGTCCGCCCAGTCCTTCGACACCGCCTTCACGTACGACCTCACCGCCTCCGGCATCTTCCAGGTGCTGGACCGCAACAGCTTCACCGCGGACGCCAAGGAGGGCATGACGGCGGGCAGCATCAACTTCAGCCGCTGGGCGGACGTGGGCGCGGAGTCGCTGGTGAAGGTGTCGCTCGCGCAGGACGGCGGCGCGCTGCGCGGCGAGCTGCGCCTGTTCAGCGTGGCCACGGGCAAGGAGGAGCTGAAGGTGGCCAAGGACGCGCCGGCCGGGGAGCCCCGGCAGTTGGCGCACACGCTGGCGGACGCGCTCTACCGGCACTTCACGCGCGAGCCGAGCCCCTTCCTGTCCCGCATCACCTACGTGCGCAAGGCGGGCGCCAACCGCGACGTGTTCGTGGCGGACTGGGACGGCATGAGCGCGCAGGCGCTCACCAAGGGGGGCACGCACATCCTCCCCACGCTCAGCCCGTCCGGCCAGGTGGCGTACACGTCCTACCGGAAGAACCGGCCGGACATCTACGTGCAGTCTCCCGGCGGCGAGGCGAAGCCGCTGGTGACCGAGGGCCAGATGGCCACGGGCATCGCGTACTCGCCGGACGGCAAGCGCATCGCCTACGCGCTGGCGGAGGGTGAGAGCGCGCAAATCTACGTCGCCTCGGCGGACGGCTCCGGCGCGAAGGCCATCACGGACACGCCCTACGGCCTCAACACCAGCCCCACCTGGTCGCCGGACGGCAAGCGCATCGCGTTCGTGTCCAACCGGGGCGGCAGCCCGCAGGTGTACGTGATGAACGCGGACGGCTCCGGCGTGAAGCGGCTCACCTTCCAGGGCAACTACAACCAGACGCCGGACTGGTCGCCGCGCGGGGACCTCATCGCCTTCACCGCTCGCGACGAGCGCAACGCGTTCGACCTCTTCACCGTCAACGTGGACACGGGCAAGGTGACGCGCCTCACGCAGGACCAGGGCAACAACGAGGAGCCCACCTTCTCCCCCAACGGCCGGCTCATCATGTTCAGCACCAACCGCAACGGCGCCGCGCACCTGTGGGTGATGACCGCCGACGGGAACAACCAGGTGCCGCTGCCCATGGAGAAGGGCTCCTGGCTGACCCCGGACTGGGGCAACGCTCCGGCGGCGAAGTAG